The Oncorhynchus kisutch isolate 150728-3 linkage group LG20, Okis_V2, whole genome shotgun sequence genome has a segment encoding these proteins:
- the LOC109865232 gene encoding oocyte zinc finger protein XlCOF6 isoform X2, with product MSSKNIFQTELSHIMGLYVETTVREMERLLDECAAVLENEENSLLKREMERVNTTNTMKFASIMEVLSEGLMEKISLLMMVDETEVKTVEKTGGGGESCGEDGRFSRELATQKVAVEDDVSSSESDHQEEDLDPLSLPSSDEECLVEVDPSQHADPSASDPDKQGPARDGEDVQCGDSGPLTCSHCGKCFRKKGFLTRHIQSCKKPYSCSPSRKGFDLAKQLEVHSVKPRIENTFSCNDCSAVFHRKCTLQSHLKGHLMEETVTCTVCERKFLGEKRLELHKCNGRKIFSCSSCPEILKTREGLSYREETLSEERKYSCETCSKTFLTTVSLKTHMMSHKEKDHRCTVCSQHFSHAPALRKHMLVTHPGEMPEKHCICSVCGRCFTKRNNLYKHMRTHKEERPFSCNICDKKFNSSGNLSRHNRTHTGQKLYSCDLCDKSFTQSGTLKTHKLNAHTEGEEKPSFKCEICGDVCSSRYTLKNHMVTHTGKKPYHCSVCGKGFFSNNLLKVHIHIHTGEKPFECDQCGKRFSQKSHLKYHERVHSGVKAFVCGVCGKAYANRQNLKLHKCSISAKL from the exons ATGTCGAGCAAAAATATATTTCAGACAGAGTTATCCCACATTATGGGGTTATACGTTGAAACAACAgttagggagatggagagactcCTCGACGAGTGTGCTGCTGTTTTGGAGAATGAAGAGAATAGTTTACTGAAGAGAGAAATGGAGCGTGTGAATACAACCAACACG ATGAAATTTGCGTCAATCATGGAAGTGTTGAGTGAAGGCTTGATGGAGAAAATATCACTGCTGATGATGGTGGACGAAACGGAGGTAAAAACTGTGGAGAAGACTGGTGGAGGTGGTGAGAGCTGTGGAGAAGATGGGCGCTTCAGTCGGGAACTAGCAACACAAAAAGTAGCAGTAGAGG ATGACGTGTCTTCTTCTGAGTCTGATCATCAGGAGGAGGACCTTGACCCCCTGTCCTTACCTTCATCGGACGAGGAATGCCTAGTTGAGGTTGATCCCAGTCAGCATGCTGACCCATCTGCATCAGACCCAGATAAACAAGGCCCAGCTAGGGATGGAGAAGATGTCCAATGTGGGGATTCTGGACCCCTCACCTGTTCCCATTGTGGAAAATGTTTCAGGAAGAAAGGGTTTCTGACGAGACACATTCAGTCCTGTAAAAAACCCTACAGCTGTTCTCCGTCTAGGAAAGGTTTTGATCTGGCCAAACAGCTTGAGGTACATTCTGTTAAACCACGCATAGAGAACACCTTCAGTTGTAACGACTGCAGTGCTGTGTTTCACCGTAAATGTACTTTGCAGTCCCACTTGAAGGGTCACCTAATGGAGGAAACGGTCACATGTACAGTTTGTGAAAGAAAGTTTCTAGGGGAAAAAAGACTGGAGTTGCACAAGTGCAATGGACGGAAAATATTCAGCTGCTCTTCCTGCCCGGAGATCTTAAAGACTAGGGAAGGGTTGTCTTATCGTGAGGAGACGCTTTCAGAGGAGAGGAAATATAGCTGTGAAACATGCAGCAAAACGTTCTTAACGACTGTGTCCTTAAAGACCCATATGATGTCCCATAAAGAGAAGGATCATcgttgtactgtatgtagccaaCATTTCAGCCATGCACCTGCTCTCAGAAAGCATATGTTGGTCACCCATCCTGGAGAAATGCCTGAAAAACATTGCatctgcagtgtgtgtggtagATGTTTCACCAAAAGGAACAATCTGTATAAACATATGAGGACACACAAGGAAGAGAGACCTTTTTCTTGCAACATTTGTGACAAGAAGTTTAATTCTTCCGGTAATCTCAGCAGACACAATAGAACCCACACGGGCCAGAAATTATATTCCTGTGACCTTTGTGACAAAAGCTTCACCCAGTCCGGAACCCTGAAGACTCATAAACTAAACGCTCACACTGAAGGTGAAGAAAAGCCTTCTTTCAAGTGTGAGATTTGCGGGGATGTTTGTTCAAGTCGTTATACTCTAAAGAATCATATGGTCACTCACACAGGGAAGAAACCATATCATTGTAGCGTTTGTGGGAAAGGTTTCTTTAGCAATAATCTTCTTAAAGttcacattcacattcacacaggggagaaaccctttgagtgtgatcaatgtgggaagaggttCAGTCAGAAAAGTCATCTAAAATATCACGAGCGTGTGCACAGCGGTGTCAAAGCATTCGTGTGCGGCGTCTGTGGGAAGGCCTATGCTAATAGACAGAATCTGAAACTCCACAAGTGCAGCATTTCTGCAAAATTGTAG
- the LOC109865232 gene encoding oocyte zinc finger protein XlCOF6 isoform X1, producing MSSKNIFQTELSHIMGLYVETTVREMERLLDECAAVLENEENSLLKREMERVNTTNTMKFASIMEVLSEGLMEKISLLMMVDETEVKTVEKTGGGGESCGEDGRFSRELATQKVAVEATTKMTLSVTDDVSSSESDHQEEDLDPLSLPSSDEECLVEVDPSQHADPSASDPDKQGPARDGEDVQCGDSGPLTCSHCGKCFRKKGFLTRHIQSCKKPYSCSPSRKGFDLAKQLEVHSVKPRIENTFSCNDCSAVFHRKCTLQSHLKGHLMEETVTCTVCERKFLGEKRLELHKCNGRKIFSCSSCPEILKTREGLSYREETLSEERKYSCETCSKTFLTTVSLKTHMMSHKEKDHRCTVCSQHFSHAPALRKHMLVTHPGEMPEKHCICSVCGRCFTKRNNLYKHMRTHKEERPFSCNICDKKFNSSGNLSRHNRTHTGQKLYSCDLCDKSFTQSGTLKTHKLNAHTEGEEKPSFKCEICGDVCSSRYTLKNHMVTHTGKKPYHCSVCGKGFFSNNLLKVHIHIHTGEKPFECDQCGKRFSQKSHLKYHERVHSGVKAFVCGVCGKAYANRQNLKLHKCSISAKL from the exons ATGTCGAGCAAAAATATATTTCAGACAGAGTTATCCCACATTATGGGGTTATACGTTGAAACAACAgttagggagatggagagactcCTCGACGAGTGTGCTGCTGTTTTGGAGAATGAAGAGAATAGTTTACTGAAGAGAGAAATGGAGCGTGTGAATACAACCAACACG ATGAAATTTGCGTCAATCATGGAAGTGTTGAGTGAAGGCTTGATGGAGAAAATATCACTGCTGATGATGGTGGACGAAACGGAGGTAAAAACTGTGGAGAAGACTGGTGGAGGTGGTGAGAGCTGTGGAGAAGATGGGCGCTTCAGTCGGGAACTAGCAACACAAAAAGTAGCAGTAGAGG CAACAACCAAGATGACCCTCTCTGTTACAGATGACGTGTCTTCTTCTGAGTCTGATCATCAGGAGGAGGACCTTGACCCCCTGTCCTTACCTTCATCGGACGAGGAATGCCTAGTTGAGGTTGATCCCAGTCAGCATGCTGACCCATCTGCATCAGACCCAGATAAACAAGGCCCAGCTAGGGATGGAGAAGATGTCCAATGTGGGGATTCTGGACCCCTCACCTGTTCCCATTGTGGAAAATGTTTCAGGAAGAAAGGGTTTCTGACGAGACACATTCAGTCCTGTAAAAAACCCTACAGCTGTTCTCCGTCTAGGAAAGGTTTTGATCTGGCCAAACAGCTTGAGGTACATTCTGTTAAACCACGCATAGAGAACACCTTCAGTTGTAACGACTGCAGTGCTGTGTTTCACCGTAAATGTACTTTGCAGTCCCACTTGAAGGGTCACCTAATGGAGGAAACGGTCACATGTACAGTTTGTGAAAGAAAGTTTCTAGGGGAAAAAAGACTGGAGTTGCACAAGTGCAATGGACGGAAAATATTCAGCTGCTCTTCCTGCCCGGAGATCTTAAAGACTAGGGAAGGGTTGTCTTATCGTGAGGAGACGCTTTCAGAGGAGAGGAAATATAGCTGTGAAACATGCAGCAAAACGTTCTTAACGACTGTGTCCTTAAAGACCCATATGATGTCCCATAAAGAGAAGGATCATcgttgtactgtatgtagccaaCATTTCAGCCATGCACCTGCTCTCAGAAAGCATATGTTGGTCACCCATCCTGGAGAAATGCCTGAAAAACATTGCatctgcagtgtgtgtggtagATGTTTCACCAAAAGGAACAATCTGTATAAACATATGAGGACACACAAGGAAGAGAGACCTTTTTCTTGCAACATTTGTGACAAGAAGTTTAATTCTTCCGGTAATCTCAGCAGACACAATAGAACCCACACGGGCCAGAAATTATATTCCTGTGACCTTTGTGACAAAAGCTTCACCCAGTCCGGAACCCTGAAGACTCATAAACTAAACGCTCACACTGAAGGTGAAGAAAAGCCTTCTTTCAAGTGTGAGATTTGCGGGGATGTTTGTTCAAGTCGTTATACTCTAAAGAATCATATGGTCACTCACACAGGGAAGAAACCATATCATTGTAGCGTTTGTGGGAAAGGTTTCTTTAGCAATAATCTTCTTAAAGttcacattcacattcacacaggggagaaaccctttgagtgtgatcaatgtgggaagaggttCAGTCAGAAAAGTCATCTAAAATATCACGAGCGTGTGCACAGCGGTGTCAAAGCATTCGTGTGCGGCGTCTGTGGGAAGGCCTATGCTAATAGACAGAATCTGAAACTCCACAAGTGCAGCATTTCTGCAAAATTGTAG